The Streptomyces sp. Je 1-332 genome has a window encoding:
- a CDS encoding cation diffusion facilitator family transporter encodes MGAGHDHGHTHGGTATAAYRGRLRVALSITLTVMVVEIVGGIVADSLALIADATHMATDALGLGMALLAIQFASRPATENRTFGYARAEILAALANCLLLLGVGGYVLFEAIQRFITPADTEGGLTIVFGVIGLVANMISLSLLMRGQKDSLNVRGAFLEVMADALGSLAVIVAAVLILTTGWQAADPIASLVIGLMIVPRTVKLLRETLNVLLESAPKGVDMGEVRSHILDLPGVEDVHDLHAWTITSGMPVLSAHVVVSTETLNAIGHEKMLHELQGCLGDHFDVEHCTFQLEPVGHAEHEAKLCH; translated from the coding sequence ATGGGGGCTGGGCACGACCACGGACACACACACGGGGGGACGGCGACAGCCGCGTACCGGGGGCGGCTGCGCGTCGCGCTCTCCATCACGCTCACCGTCATGGTGGTCGAGATCGTCGGCGGCATCGTGGCGGATTCGCTCGCGCTCATCGCGGACGCGACGCACATGGCGACGGACGCGCTCGGCCTCGGCATGGCGCTGCTCGCGATCCAGTTCGCGAGCCGGCCGGCGACGGAGAACCGCACCTTCGGCTACGCCCGCGCCGAGATCCTGGCCGCTCTCGCCAACTGTCTGCTGCTGCTCGGCGTCGGCGGCTACGTCCTGTTCGAGGCGATCCAGCGGTTCATCACGCCCGCCGACACCGAGGGCGGACTGACCATCGTCTTCGGCGTCATCGGCCTGGTGGCGAACATGATCTCCCTCTCGCTCCTGATGCGCGGCCAGAAGGACAGCCTGAACGTGCGGGGCGCCTTCCTGGAGGTCATGGCCGACGCGCTCGGCTCCCTGGCCGTGATCGTCGCGGCCGTGCTCATCCTGACCACCGGCTGGCAGGCGGCGGACCCGATCGCCTCGCTCGTCATCGGCCTGATGATCGTCCCGCGTACGGTGAAGCTGCTGCGCGAGACCCTGAACGTGCTCCTGGAGTCCGCGCCGAAGGGCGTCGACATGGGCGAGGTCCGCTCGCACATACTGGATCTGCCGGGCGTCGAGGACGTCCACGACCTGCACGCCTGGACCATCACGTCGGGGATGCCCGTCCTCTCCGCACATGTGGTCGTCAGCACGGAGACGCTGAACGCGATCGGCCACGAGAAGATGCTGCACGAACTGCAGGGATGCCTGGGCGACCACTTCGACGTGGAGCACTGCACCTTCCAGCTGGAGCCGGTCGGCCACGCGGAGCACGAGGCGAAGCTCTGCCACTGA
- a CDS encoding DUF5941 domain-containing protein, which translates to MGHVHALRLGLTDPRFPASAVPGAVTAQPEARADLTHALRATVGSGNGGGSAVVVEALADHVAQAIEAGGRALHRPDLGTLVATVPSDPQTRNEARQAVAAVDDEAVRLRTAVKSRDGFFTTYCISPYSRYIARWCARRGLTPNQVTTASLLVALIAAGCAATGTRGGFVAAGLLLLFSFVLDCTDGQLARYSLQYSTLGAWLDATFDRAKEYAYYAGLALGAARGGDDVWALALGAMVLQTCRHVVDFSFNEANHDATANTSPTAALSDKLDSVGWTVWLRRMIVLPIGERWALIAVLTAVTTPRITLIVLLIGCGLAACYTTAGRVLRSLTRRATRTDRAAQALADLADTGPLASAFAALGLRGPSLPAPVLAFVGGAALACVAGLTSYGSPWVVVAAVIYVITSGLAVARPLKGALDWLVPPFFRAAEYGTILLLAANADVNGALPAAFGLVSAVAYHHYDTVYRIRGDAGAPPHWLVRAIGGHEGRTLVVALAAALLTDTDFTVALTALAVAVALVVLVESIRYWVTAHKRGAPAVHDEGEPA; encoded by the coding sequence GTGGGCCACGTCCACGCGCTCCGCCTCGGCCTGACCGACCCGCGCTTCCCCGCGTCGGCCGTCCCCGGCGCCGTCACCGCGCAGCCCGAGGCCCGCGCCGACCTGACGCACGCCCTGCGCGCCACCGTGGGCTCCGGCAACGGCGGCGGCTCCGCCGTGGTGGTCGAGGCGCTCGCGGACCACGTGGCCCAGGCGATCGAAGCCGGGGGCCGCGCGCTGCACCGCCCCGACCTCGGCACCCTCGTCGCCACCGTGCCCAGCGATCCGCAGACGCGGAACGAGGCACGCCAGGCCGTCGCCGCCGTGGACGACGAAGCCGTACGCCTGCGCACCGCGGTCAAGTCGCGGGACGGCTTCTTCACGACGTACTGCATCTCCCCGTACTCGCGCTACATCGCCCGCTGGTGCGCGCGCCGGGGCCTCACCCCGAACCAGGTCACCACCGCCTCGCTGCTCGTCGCCCTGATCGCGGCGGGCTGCGCGGCCACCGGCACCCGCGGCGGCTTCGTCGCGGCCGGCCTCCTTCTGCTCTTCTCCTTCGTCCTGGACTGCACGGACGGGCAGCTCGCCCGCTACTCCCTGCAGTACTCGACGCTGGGCGCCTGGCTCGACGCGACCTTCGACCGAGCCAAGGAGTACGCCTACTACGCGGGCCTCGCGCTCGGCGCGGCCCGCGGCGGCGACGACGTATGGGCGCTCGCGCTCGGCGCGATGGTGCTGCAGACCTGCCGGCATGTCGTGGACTTCTCCTTCAACGAGGCGAACCACGACGCGACGGCCAACACCAGCCCCACCGCGGCCCTTTCGGACAAGCTCGACAGCGTCGGCTGGACGGTCTGGCTGCGCCGCATGATCGTGCTGCCGATCGGCGAGCGCTGGGCGCTGATCGCCGTGCTCACCGCGGTGACCACCCCGCGCATCACGCTGATCGTGCTGCTCATCGGCTGCGGCCTCGCCGCCTGCTACACCACGGCGGGCCGCGTCCTGCGCTCGCTGACCCGCAGGGCGACCCGTACCGACCGTGCCGCCCAGGCACTCGCGGACCTCGCCGACACCGGACCGCTCGCCTCCGCCTTCGCGGCACTCGGGCTCCGTGGTCCCTCGCTGCCCGCGCCCGTCCTCGCCTTCGTCGGCGGGGCGGCCCTCGCCTGCGTGGCGGGACTCACGTCGTACGGCAGCCCGTGGGTCGTCGTCGCCGCGGTGATCTACGTCATTACTTCGGGACTCGCCGTCGCCCGCCCCCTCAAGGGCGCCCTCGACTGGCTCGTCCCGCCGTTCTTCCGCGCGGCCGAGTACGGGACGATCCTGCTGCTCGCCGCCAACGCGGACGTGAACGGCGCCTTGCCCGCGGCTTTCGGGCTCGTGTCCGCTGTCGCCTACCATCACTACGACACGGTGTACCGCATTCGCGGCGACGCAGGCGCGCCGCCGCACTGGCTGGTGCGGGCGATCGGCGGGCATGAGGGCAGGACGCTGGTCGTCGCTCTCGCCGCCGCTCTGCTCACCGACACAGATTTCACCGTCGCGCTCACGGCTCTCGCCGTGGCCGTGGCACTCGTGGTGCTCGTCGAGAGCATCCGCTACTGGGTGACCGCTCACAAGCGCGGAGCACCCGCCGTACACGATGAAGGAGAACCCGCATGA
- the galE gene encoding UDP-glucose 4-epimerase GalE has product MTWMITGGAGYIGAHVARAMAGAGERVVVLDDVSSGVPERLPADIPLVRGSSLDGELLRRVFAEHRVTGVVHLAARKQVGESVEQPLRYYRENVGGLVTLLDAVAEAGIKRFVFSSSAAVYGNPPDVDLVTEDTPCVPINPYGETKLAGEWLVRAAGRAHSIATVCLRYFNVAGAATPELADTGVYNVIPMVFDRLTRDEAPRIFGADHPTPDGTCVRDYIHVADLADAHLAAARRVQAHPEGDLTVNIGRGEGVSVRELVTLIGEVSGDARPALVEPRRDGDAPRAVADAGLAADALGWKARRGVREMVESAWAGWCLHHPEALRS; this is encoded by the coding sequence ATGACATGGATGATCACAGGCGGGGCGGGCTATATCGGGGCACATGTGGCGCGGGCGATGGCCGGTGCCGGGGAGCGGGTCGTCGTCCTTGACGACGTCTCGTCCGGCGTGCCGGAGCGGCTCCCCGCGGACATCCCTCTCGTCAGGGGCTCCTCGCTCGACGGCGAGCTGCTGCGGCGGGTGTTCGCCGAGCACCGGGTGACGGGTGTGGTGCATCTCGCGGCCCGCAAGCAGGTCGGCGAATCCGTGGAGCAGCCTCTGCGCTACTACCGGGAGAACGTCGGCGGCCTGGTGACGCTGCTCGACGCGGTGGCCGAGGCCGGCATCAAGCGGTTCGTCTTCTCCTCGTCGGCCGCGGTGTACGGCAACCCGCCGGACGTGGACCTCGTGACGGAGGACACGCCCTGCGTGCCGATCAACCCCTACGGCGAGACGAAGCTCGCCGGGGAGTGGCTGGTGCGGGCCGCCGGGCGTGCGCACTCCATCGCGACCGTGTGCTTGCGCTACTTCAACGTGGCGGGCGCCGCCACCCCCGAGCTCGCGGACACCGGGGTCTACAACGTGATCCCGATGGTCTTCGACCGGCTCACCCGTGACGAGGCGCCGCGGATCTTCGGTGCCGACCACCCGACCCCGGACGGCACCTGCGTGCGCGACTACATCCACGTCGCCGATCTCGCCGACGCCCACCTCGCGGCGGCCCGCCGCGTCCAGGCGCACCCCGAGGGCGACCTGACGGTGAACATCGGCCGCGGCGAGGGTGTTTCCGTACGCGAACTCGTCACGCTCATCGGTGAGGTGTCCGGCGACGCCCGTCCCGCGCTCGTGGAGCCGCGCCGTGACGGTGACGCCCCGCGCGCCGTCGCGGACGCGGGCCTGGCCGCCGACGCGCTCGGCTGGAAGGCGCGGCGCGGGGTACGCGAGATGGTCGAGTCCGCGTGGGCGGGTTGGTGCCTCCACCACCCCGAGGCCCTCCGCTCCTGA
- the idi gene encoding isopentenyl-diphosphate Delta-isomerase: MPTTPATAANNSSNGTGEAILLELVDEDGRTIGTAEKLSAHQAPGQLHRAFSVFLFDEQGRLLLQQRALGKYHSPGVWSNTCCGHPYPGEAPFAAAARRTYEELGVSPSLLAEAGTVRYNHPDPDSGLVEQEFNHLFVGMVQSALRPDASEVGETVFVTAAELAERHARGPFSAWFMTVLDAARPAIRELTGPSAGW, from the coding sequence ATGCCGACCACACCTGCCACCGCGGCGAACAACTCGTCGAACGGCACCGGAGAAGCGATCTTGCTGGAACTCGTCGACGAGGACGGCAGGACGATCGGCACAGCGGAGAAACTCTCCGCGCATCAGGCGCCCGGGCAGCTGCACCGGGCGTTCTCCGTTTTCCTCTTCGACGAGCAGGGGCGGCTGTTGCTGCAGCAGCGCGCCCTGGGCAAGTACCACTCCCCCGGCGTCTGGTCGAACACCTGCTGCGGCCACCCGTACCCCGGCGAGGCGCCGTTCGCGGCCGCCGCGCGCCGGACGTACGAGGAGCTGGGCGTCTCGCCCTCACTGCTCGCCGAGGCGGGCACGGTGCGCTACAACCACCCGGACCCCGACTCGGGTCTGGTGGAGCAGGAGTTCAACCATCTCTTCGTGGGGATGGTCCAGTCGGCGCTGCGGCCCGACGCGTCCGAGGTCGGTGAGACCGTGTTCGTGACGGCCGCCGAGCTGGCGGAGCGGCATGCGCGGGGGCCGTTCTCCGCGTGGTTCATGACCGTCCTCGACGCGGCGCGGCCCGCGATCAGGGAGCTGACGGGGCCTTCAGCGGGCTGGTGA
- a CDS encoding DUF308 domain-containing protein, producing MARSKSAKTATSAETSPTDTQGAKQLSRSLGWLALLGAILALAGIVGLVYTGVATLTSMFLFGWLLLIGGVVGLLHAVQSRGTNFFWLGVVVAALNLAAGVVIIRRPEVAAEALTMFAALLFLTGGVFRLVGSLVVRGPQFGWTLVQGAFGLLLGILVLANWPSSSQYVIGCFFSLALLFDGLGLLATGLGGRRIVSMVADDRPPHGPSDPSGPDEPSGTNNPYKPKNA from the coding sequence ATGGCCCGATCCAAGAGCGCCAAGACCGCCACGAGCGCCGAGACCTCCCCGACGGACACCCAGGGCGCCAAGCAGCTCAGCCGCAGTCTGGGCTGGCTCGCCCTGCTGGGCGCGATCCTCGCGCTGGCGGGGATCGTCGGCCTCGTCTACACGGGCGTGGCCACCCTCACCTCCATGTTCCTCTTCGGCTGGCTGCTCCTGATCGGCGGCGTCGTCGGCCTGCTGCACGCGGTGCAGTCGCGCGGCACGAACTTCTTCTGGCTCGGCGTGGTCGTGGCGGCCCTGAACCTCGCGGCGGGAGTGGTGATCATCCGCAGGCCGGAAGTGGCTGCGGAGGCGCTGACGATGTTCGCCGCGCTGCTCTTCCTGACCGGTGGTGTGTTCCGTCTTGTCGGCAGCCTGGTGGTGCGCGGCCCGCAGTTCGGCTGGACGCTCGTGCAGGGCGCCTTCGGCCTGCTGCTCGGCATCCTGGTGCTCGCCAACTGGCCGAGCAGCAGCCAGTACGTGATCGGTTGTTTCTTCTCGCTCGCACTGCTCTTCGACGGCCTCGGCCTGCTCGCCACGGGCCTGGGCGGGCGCCGGATCGTGAGCATGGTCGCCGACGACCGGCCGCCGCACGGGCCGAGCGACCCGAGCGGCCCCGACGAGCCGAGCGGCACGAACAACCCGTACAAGCCGAAGAACGCTTGA
- a CDS encoding enoyl-CoA hydratase-related protein gives MEPQLRQAVTHGVATVVIDHPAKRNAMTADMWRQVPPLLAGLAADPAVRVVVLTGEGETFCAGADISSLREAPGEAQDLAVRAEEALAVFPKPTLAAVRGYCVGGGSQLAAACDLRFADEGALFGITPAKLGIVYPASSTRRLVSLVGPATAKYLLFSGELIDAGRALRTGLVDEVLPAGELDKRVAEFTKVLASRSQLTQAAAKEFAAGHTDRDAYWTGQAREGGDTAEGVAAFLERREPRFTWTPGDGAPGDSSFGDSSPADGATG, from the coding sequence ATGGAGCCGCAGCTGAGGCAGGCCGTCACCCACGGCGTCGCCACCGTCGTCATCGACCATCCGGCGAAGCGCAACGCCATGACGGCGGACATGTGGCGGCAGGTGCCGCCGCTGCTCGCCGGGCTCGCCGCCGATCCGGCGGTGCGGGTGGTCGTGCTGACCGGCGAGGGCGAGACGTTCTGCGCGGGGGCCGACATCTCCTCGCTGCGTGAGGCGCCCGGTGAGGCGCAGGATCTGGCGGTACGGGCGGAGGAGGCGCTCGCGGTCTTCCCGAAGCCGACGCTGGCCGCCGTGCGCGGTTACTGCGTGGGCGGGGGAAGTCAGCTGGCGGCCGCCTGCGATCTGCGGTTCGCGGACGAGGGCGCGCTGTTCGGCATCACTCCGGCGAAGCTGGGGATCGTCTATCCCGCGTCGTCCACCCGGCGGCTGGTGTCGCTCGTGGGGCCCGCGACCGCCAAGTACCTGCTGTTCTCGGGAGAGTTGATCGACGCGGGGCGTGCGCTGCGCACCGGTCTCGTGGACGAGGTGCTGCCCGCGGGGGAACTGGACAAGCGGGTCGCCGAGTTCACCAAGGTCCTTGCCTCGCGCTCGCAGCTGACGCAGGCCGCGGCCAAGGAGTTCGCCGCGGGGCACACGGATCGGGACGCGTACTGGACCGGGCAGGCGCGCGAGGGCGGCGACACCGCCGAGGGGGTCGCCGCGTTCCTGGAGCGCCGCGAGCCGCGCTTCACCTGGACTCCCGGCGACGGCGCTCCCGGCGACAGCTCTTTCGGCGACAGCTCTCCCGCCGACGGCGCTACTGGCTGA
- a CDS encoding phosphocholine cytidylyltransferase family protein, producing MIGLVLAAGAGRRLRPYTDTLPKALVPVDGDTTILDLTLGNFAEIGLTEVAIIVGYKKEAVYDRKAALEEKYGLKLTLIDNDKAEEWNNAYSLWCGRDAIKHTVILANGDTVHPVSVEKTLLAARGDGKKIILALDTVKNLADEEMKVIVDPEKGVQKITKLMDPASATGEYIGVTLIEGDAADQLADALKTTFERDPDLYYEDGYQELVNRGFKIDVEPIGDVKWVEIDNHDDLAKGREIACQY from the coding sequence ATGATCGGCCTCGTGCTGGCGGCCGGCGCCGGACGGCGTCTTCGCCCCTACACCGACACGCTTCCCAAGGCCCTGGTGCCGGTCGACGGTGACACCACCATCCTCGACCTGACCCTCGGCAACTTCGCGGAGATCGGTCTGACCGAGGTCGCGATCATCGTCGGCTACAAGAAGGAGGCGGTCTACGACCGCAAGGCGGCGCTCGAGGAGAAGTACGGCCTCAAGCTCACGCTGATCGACAACGACAAGGCCGAGGAGTGGAACAACGCCTACTCCCTCTGGTGCGGTCGTGACGCGATCAAGCACACGGTGATCCTCGCCAACGGCGACACCGTGCACCCCGTCTCCGTCGAGAAGACGCTGCTCGCCGCCCGCGGCGACGGCAAGAAGATCATCCTCGCGCTCGACACGGTGAAGAACCTCGCCGACGAGGAGATGAAGGTCATCGTGGACCCCGAGAAGGGCGTCCAGAAGATCACCAAGCTGATGGACCCGGCGTCCGCCACCGGTGAGTACATCGGTGTCACGCTCATCGAGGGCGACGCGGCCGACCAGCTGGCCGACGCCCTGAAGACCACCTTCGAGCGCGACCCCGACCTCTACTACGAGGACGGCTACCAGGAGCTCGTCAACCGCGGCTTCAAGATCGACGTGGAGCCGATCGGCGACGTCAAGTGGGTCGAGATCGACAACCACGACGACCTCGCCAAGGGCCGGGAGATCGCGTGCCAGTACTGA
- a CDS encoding DJ-1/PfpI family protein, which yields MQIAIALFERFTALDAVGPYETLSRMPGAETLFVAECPGPVRNDNGSLALVADRAFADVPDPDVVVVPGGPGQSDHMADEALLGWLRSADATSTWTTSVCTGSLLLAAAGLLKGRRATSHWLALAELERFGATSTGERVVFDGKYVTAAGVSSGIDMGLTLIGRIAGEEAAQTVQLLTEYDPQPPYDAGSPHKAPAHIVEKFRAGSRFSQ from the coding sequence ATGCAGATCGCCATCGCCCTGTTCGAACGCTTCACCGCCCTGGACGCCGTCGGCCCGTACGAGACCCTCAGCCGCATGCCCGGCGCCGAGACCCTCTTCGTGGCCGAGTGCCCCGGCCCGGTGCGCAACGACAACGGCTCCCTCGCGCTCGTCGCCGACCGTGCCTTCGCCGACGTACCCGACCCCGACGTCGTGGTCGTCCCCGGCGGCCCCGGACAGAGCGACCACATGGCGGACGAGGCGCTCCTGGGCTGGCTGCGGTCCGCCGACGCCACCAGCACCTGGACCACGTCCGTGTGCACCGGATCCCTCCTGCTCGCCGCCGCGGGGCTCCTCAAGGGGCGGCGTGCCACCTCGCACTGGCTCGCCCTCGCGGAGCTGGAAAGGTTCGGCGCCACGTCCACGGGGGAGCGGGTGGTCTTCGACGGCAAGTACGTCACGGCGGCCGGGGTCTCCTCCGGCATCGACATGGGGCTCACCCTGATCGGCCGGATCGCGGGCGAGGAGGCGGCCCAGACCGTGCAGCTCCTCACGGAGTACGACCCCCAGCCGCCCTACGACGCCGGGTCCCCGCACAAGGCGCCCGCGCACATCGTCGAGAAGTTCCGCGCGGGCAGCCGCTTCAGCCAGTAG
- a CDS encoding iron-containing alcohol dehydrogenase family protein: MPVLTRLIPSPVVVDIRPGALNDLAGVLADQRICSSTGKLAIAISGGSGAVLRQRLEPSLPTAEWFEVGGGTLDDAIKLADAIKKGRYDAVVGLGGGKIIDCAKFAAARVGAPLVAVATNLSHDGLCSPVATLDNDAGRGSYGVPNPIAVVIDLDVIREAPVRFVRSGIGDALSNISAIADWELAARERGEDIDGLAAAMARQAGEAVLRHPGGVGDDGFLQVLAEGLVLTGIAMSVSGDSRPASGACHEINHAFDLLFPKRAASHGEQCGLGAAFAMFLRGAREESLYMVEVLRRHGLPVTPEEIGFTVDEFVQVVEYAPQTRPGRYTILEHLNLNSDQIKDAYADYAKAIGS, encoded by the coding sequence GTGCCAGTACTGACGAGGCTCATCCCCTCGCCGGTCGTCGTGGACATCCGGCCGGGGGCGCTCAACGACCTGGCCGGTGTCCTCGCGGACCAGCGGATCTGCTCGTCAACCGGCAAGCTCGCCATCGCGATCAGCGGCGGCTCCGGCGCGGTGCTGCGCCAGCGGCTCGAACCGTCGCTGCCCACCGCCGAGTGGTTCGAGGTCGGCGGCGGCACGCTCGATGACGCCATCAAGCTCGCCGACGCCATCAAGAAGGGCCGCTACGACGCGGTCGTCGGCCTCGGCGGCGGCAAGATCATCGACTGCGCCAAGTTCGCCGCCGCTCGCGTCGGCGCGCCGCTGGTCGCCGTAGCGACGAACCTGTCGCACGACGGCCTGTGCTCGCCGGTCGCCACGCTCGACAACGACGCGGGCCGCGGCTCGTACGGAGTGCCGAACCCCATCGCGGTCGTCATCGACCTCGACGTGATCCGTGAGGCCCCCGTACGGTTCGTGCGCTCCGGCATCGGCGACGCCCTGTCCAACATCTCCGCGATCGCGGACTGGGAGCTCGCCGCCCGCGAGCGCGGCGAGGACATCGACGGCCTCGCGGCCGCGATGGCGCGCCAGGCCGGTGAGGCCGTCCTGCGCCACCCCGGTGGCGTCGGCGACGACGGCTTCCTTCAGGTCCTCGCCGAGGGTCTGGTCCTCACCGGCATCGCGATGTCCGTGTCGGGTGACTCCCGTCCGGCGTCCGGCGCCTGCCACGAGATCAACCACGCCTTCGACCTCCTCTTCCCCAAGCGCGCAGCCAGCCACGGCGAGCAGTGCGGCCTGGGCGCGGCCTTCGCGATGTTCCTGCGCGGGGCACGCGAGGAGTCGCTGTACATGGTGGAGGTGCTGCGCAGGCACGGCCTCCCCGTGACGCCGGAGGAGATCGGCTTCACCGTGGACGAGTTCGTCCAGGTCGTGGAGTACGCCCCGCAGACGCGCCCCGGGCGCTACACGATCCTCGAGCACCTCAATCTGAATTCCGACCAGATCAAGGACGCATACGCCGACTATGCCAAGGCCATCGGTAGCTGA
- a CDS encoding GlxA family transcriptional regulator, with protein sequence MEQRTVLVVLFDGVQSLDVTGPVEVFAGAAACRGGDVPAYRIRAASLDGAPVRTSSGLTLVPDSSLPDAPVPHTLLVPGGLGSREADPRLIDWLRANAPRAQRLVSVCTGAILFAEAGLLDGRRVATHWAYCAQLARDHPAIEVDPDPIFVRDGHVATSAGVTAGIDLALALVEEDLSRDEALTVARYLVVFLRRPGNQAQFSAQLSAQTAQREPLREVQQWITEHPDENLCVESLAARARLSPRHFARAFQTETGMTPGKYVERVRVEHARRLLEDTSHGVEEVSRACGYGTPEAMRRAFVKTLGAAPAEYRRRFHAPLAPRRATALTTALNG encoded by the coding sequence ATGGAGCAGCGAACTGTCCTGGTCGTCCTCTTCGACGGGGTCCAGAGCCTTGATGTCACGGGGCCGGTGGAGGTCTTCGCGGGCGCCGCCGCCTGCCGCGGCGGTGACGTCCCCGCGTACCGCATCCGCGCGGCGTCCCTGGACGGCGCTCCCGTACGCACCTCCAGCGGACTCACGCTCGTCCCGGACTCCTCCCTCCCGGACGCCCCCGTGCCGCACACCCTGCTCGTCCCGGGCGGTCTCGGCAGTCGCGAGGCCGACCCCCGCCTGATCGACTGGCTGCGCGCGAACGCCCCGCGCGCGCAACGCCTCGTCTCGGTCTGCACCGGCGCCATCCTCTTCGCCGAGGCCGGGCTCCTGGACGGCCGCCGGGTGGCGACCCACTGGGCGTACTGCGCCCAGCTCGCCCGCGACCACCCCGCCATCGAGGTCGACCCCGACCCGATCTTCGTCCGTGACGGTCATGTCGCGACCTCCGCGGGCGTGACGGCCGGCATCGACCTGGCCCTTGCCCTCGTGGAGGAGGATCTGAGCCGGGACGAGGCGCTGACGGTGGCGCGGTATCTCGTGGTCTTCCTGCGGCGTCCGGGGAACCAGGCGCAGTTCAGCGCCCAGCTCTCCGCGCAGACCGCTCAGCGCGAGCCCCTGCGCGAGGTCCAGCAGTGGATCACCGAGCACCCGGACGAGAACCTCTGTGTCGAATCGCTCGCCGCCCGTGCCCGGCTCTCACCCCGGCACTTCGCCCGAGCGTTCCAGACGGAGACCGGCATGACGCCGGGCAAGTACGTCGAGCGCGTCCGCGTCGAGCACGCCCGCCGTCTCCTGGAGGACACCTCCCACGGCGTCGAGGAGGTCTCGCGCGCCTGCGGCTACGGCACTCCGGAGGCGATGCGCCGCGCCTTCGTCAAGACCCTCGGCGCGGCGCCCGCCGAGTACCGGCGGCGCTTCCACGCCCCGCTCGCACCTCGGCGGGCCACCGCCCTCACCACCGCCCTCAACGGATAG
- a CDS encoding CDP-alcohol phosphatidyltransferase family protein — protein sequence MPRPSVAELRPVVHPAGVKDRRSGEHWAGRLYMREISLRCDRYLVNTRITPNQLTYLMTVAGALAAPALLVPGITGAVLGVIMVQLYLLLDCVDGEIARWRKQYSMAGVYLDRVAAYLCDAAVLVGFGLRAADLWGSGRIDWLWAFLGTLAALGAILIKAETDLVGVARHQQGLAPVKESASEPRSSGMALARRAAGALKFHRLVLGIEASLLILVLAIVDSVRGDLLFSRIGVAVLAGIAMLQTLLHLVSILASSRLK from the coding sequence ATGCCAAGGCCATCGGTAGCTGAACTCCGCCCCGTCGTTCACCCCGCAGGGGTGAAGGACCGGCGCAGCGGTGAGCACTGGGCGGGACGCCTGTACATGCGAGAGATTTCGCTGCGCTGCGACCGCTACCTGGTGAACACCAGGATCACGCCCAACCAGCTCACGTATCTGATGACCGTGGCCGGTGCCCTGGCCGCCCCGGCGCTTCTGGTGCCGGGGATCACGGGCGCCGTGCTCGGCGTGATCATGGTCCAGCTGTATCTCCTGCTCGACTGCGTCGACGGCGAGATCGCCCGCTGGCGCAAGCAGTACTCCATGGCCGGGGTCTACCTGGACCGCGTCGCCGCCTACCTGTGCGACGCCGCGGTCCTCGTCGGCTTCGGCCTGCGCGCCGCCGACCTGTGGGGTTCGGGCCGTATCGACTGGCTGTGGGCCTTCCTCGGCACGCTCGCCGCGCTCGGCGCCATCCTGATCAAGGCGGAGACCGACCTCGTCGGTGTCGCCCGCCACCAGCAGGGCCTCGCGCCGGTCAAGGAGTCGGCCTCCGAGCCGCGCTCCTCCGGCATGGCCCTGGCGCGCAGGGCCGCCGGAGCCCTCAAGTTCCACCGGCTCGTGCTCGGCATCGAGGCGTCCCTGCTGATCCTGGTCCTCGCGATCGTGGACTCGGTCCGGGGCGACCTGCTCTTCTCGCGCATCGGTGTCGCCGTCCTGGCCGGCATCGCGATGCTCCAGACCCTGCTGCACCTCGTGTCCATCCTCGCCTCCAGCAGGCTCAAGTGA
- a CDS encoding ATP-binding protein, which yields MGDDGSGPGPLPREAAKVPYEGVWRFTAAAVDASVPQARHAVRDLLVRQGVPVSDDVVQGLLLIVSELVTNAVRHAALLSPMLAVEVAVGAEWVRVSVEDDHPYRPTALVADHGQTGGRGLLLVREITQEAGGACDVEHTASGGKVIWAALPLKPNGSAPDGD from the coding sequence ATGGGTGACGACGGGAGCGGCCCCGGCCCACTCCCTCGGGAGGCCGCGAAGGTGCCCTATGAAGGCGTATGGCGGTTCACCGCCGCCGCCGTGGACGCCTCGGTGCCCCAGGCCCGGCACGCGGTACGCGATCTGCTCGTCCGGCAGGGCGTGCCCGTTTCGGACGACGTCGTGCAGGGCCTGCTCCTGATCGTGTCCGAACTGGTCACCAACGCGGTGCGGCACGCGGCCCTGCTCTCGCCGATGCTCGCGGTGGAGGTGGCGGTCGGTGCCGAGTGGGTGCGGGTCTCCGTGGAGGACGACCACCCCTACCGCCCGACCGCCCTGGTGGCCGACCACGGCCAGACCGGCGGCCGCGGCCTTCTCCTCGTGCGCGAGATCACCCAGGAGGCGGGCGGCGCCTGCGACGTCGAACACACCGCGAGCGGGGGCAAGGTCATCTGGGCGGCCCTGCCCCTGAAGCCCAACGGCTCCGCCCCGGACGGGGATTGA